Sequence from the Puniceicoccus vermicola genome:
CGAACCAAGAGCTGCCGATCCTTTTGGAGGCACGCTTGCACCGTGAGTTCATGGCAGTCGAGGATGCCCATCTGGAGTCCGCGGAGACCCAGTGGCATGGGTCCGACCGGTAGCGGGTCGGGACCGTTTCCGTCGAAGCGGCATCGCATTTCAAGAAATGCGTCTTCCGGTAGATTCGGAACCGGTCGGGAGCCGTCGTCGGAACGGTTGGGGACGTTGACAAAATATTGGCGTCCGTCCTCCACGCACATGGTGTGGATGATGTCCGTGGCGTGGTCGGATTTGTATTTGCTGTGAAACTCGTCGATATCCTTGCTCCCGTCGAGATACGATTCGACTTCAGTCCACATGTCCGCGGTCGTTTGCGCCCGCTCATCGCAGTCGAAAATGGAGAGCGGGGGCACGCTCTCCTGAATGGCGGACCGGCCTTGGTAGTAGGGGAGATATTCTTTGGTGTGACCGGTTACGGTAGGAAGCGCCCCAAAGACGTCTCCGAGCTGTGAGGTGATGGTGTCGTTGAATCGTCCTTTGGAGTATCCTTGATCCTTATCCTTGCGGCTGTTGGATCGGAAGGCCTCGTGGAGACGAGCGTAGACATCCTCTCCGGCAAAAGTCGCTTCCAGGAGGAAGGTAAAGTGATTGACTCCGGCCACCCGGAGATCGAGCTCTTCGTGACGCTCTGGATCTTCGCCGATCAGGCGAAGGTAGGATTGGGAACGGTAGGGCAAATGTTGCGCATCGCAGAGAGCGAAGTATTTACCTGGATAGGTGCGCATGAGCATGATGCCGAAGATGGCGCTCGGGTTCACGTAGTTGATCAGCCAGGCGTCCGGGCAAAGT
This genomic interval carries:
- a CDS encoding glycoside hydrolase family 4 produces the protein MKKNPTLTLIGAGSLFFARQAIWAMHHLPGLRGGTLRLVDTDPANLDRMHRLAEKTGKSIDSPSRFEAYENYRDALPGSDFVVLSFSKDNAKYREIDCRISAKYGIRMCSGDTIGPGGMFRTLREYRPVLEISEAVQELCPDAWLINYVNPSAIFGIMLMRTYPGKYFALCDAQHLPYRSQSYLRLIGEDPERHEELDLRVAGVNHFTFLLEATFAGEDVYARLHEAFRSNSRKDKDQGYSKGRFNDTITSQLGDVFGALPTVTGHTKEYLPYYQGRSAIQESVPPLSIFDCDERAQTTADMWTEVESYLDGSKDIDEFHSKYKSDHATDIIHTMCVEDGRQYFVNVPNRSDDGSRPVPNLPEDAFLEMRCRFDGNGPDPLPVGPMPLGLRGLQMGILDCHELTVQACLQKDRQLLVRALAMDPLVNSIATAEVVIDELYEAEKSALEPWIGEKRSATTDEKKSAGVSPKLF